The Buchnera aphidicola (Pentalonia nigronervosa) DNA segment TAGGACATGTCCCTAATACAGATATATTTTTAAACCAAATAGAAACACAAAATGGATATATTAAAACAATGCATAAAGAACATGGAAATTTTACACAAACAAGTATTCCAGGTATTTTTGCTGCTGGTGACGTAATAGATCATGTATACAAACAAGCTATCACATCATCAGCTAGTGGTTGTATGGCAGCGTTAGATGCTGAAAAATATTTAGCGAATTTATTATAAAATGAGCACTATTAAAAATTAATCATGTCAGATATAATGTAATAAATTTTTTGATGAGAAATGTAAAACTAGCGAGCATATAATGGTAAAAGAAGAAAATATCGAAATGCAAGGAGTAGTAATAGATACTTTACCGAATACTATGTTTCGTGTTGAATTAGACAATAAACATGTTATTACTGCACATATTTCAGGGAAAATGAGAAAAAACTATATTAGAATATTAACAGGAGATAAAGTTACAGTCGAATTAACACCATACGATTTAACTAAGGGTAGAATTATTTTTAGAAGTCGTTAAAATGATCGAAAACAGTATTTTTTATCTATCATAAAATATATACTGATTTTTTAAAAACTGAATTTTGAAAATAAGATTATATACACATATTTTTTAAAGAAAACATTAATTTTATCAATGTAAAAAAGTACTTTTAATTCAGAGAATTTATGCGTACTAAATATTGCGGACATTTAAGAGAAATTCATGTAAATAAAATCATAACATTATGTGGTTGGGTTAACAAAATACGTAATTTAGGACAATTAATTTTTATTGATATCCGGGATTATACCGGTATCGTTCAAGTAGTTTTTAATTCTGAAAATCATGTAATTTTTCAAACAGCATTAAATTTAAAAAACGAGTTTTGTATTCAAATTTCCGGTATTGTTCAGAGCAGACATAAAAAAAATCAAAATCCCTACATTGATACCGGATTAGTAGAGGTTGTGGCACATAAAATAAGAATCTTAAATACCTCTGAATCACCACTACCATTACATTATTTAAATAACACTAATAACGATGATTCTAGATTAAAATATCGTTATTTGGATTTACGTCGTACAGACGTTTTAAACAATTTGCAAACAAGAAGTAACATTACTTTTTTGGTTAGAACATTTTTAACAAAAAAACATTTTTTAGATGTTGAAACACCTTTTCTCACAAAATCTACACCAGAAGGAGCTAGAGACTATTTAATTCCCAGTCGTAATTACAATGGAAAATTTTACGCACTACCCCAATCTCCACAAATATTCAAACAATTATTAATGATTTCTGGTATAGACAAATATTATCAAATAGTAAAATGTTTTCGCGATGAAGATTTGCGTTCTGATCGACAACCAGAATTTACACAAATTGACATCGAAATGTCTTTTTCAACAGCAATGCAGGTACGTCAATTAATTGAAAAACTAATAAAAAAAATTTGGTTTAAAATAATTAATTATAAAATATTGAATTTTCCGAAAATATCGTTTTATGATGCACTAAAACGATATGGATCAGATAAACCAGATCTGCGAAATCCAATAGAAATTATTGATATAATTGATATTTTTAAAGAAAGTGAACAAGTGTTATTTTTTAATTTAAATATCAAGAAAAAAAATAGAATTGGATTATTATGCATATCTCATGACAATTATTTTAGTCGAAAAAAAATTGAATATTACGTAAATTACATAAAAAAACACCATGCAACAAAACTATTTTTTATTAAAATAAAAAATATTGATCTTGGTATAGACGGTGTATATAGCTCAATAAAAAAATTTTTAAATGCAAATGTATTAAAAGATATATTATTAAAAAGCAAAGCAAAAAATAGTGATATATTGTTTTTTATAGCTGATCAAGAAGATATTGCGAATAACGCACTTAACATATTACGTTTAAAATTAGGAAAAGACTTAAAAATTACTCAAGAAAATAGCTGGAAACCAGTATGGATTGTTGATTTTCCAATGTTTCAAAAAGATACGTCAGGAAATTTTTATGCAGTACATCACCCCTTTACAGCTATAAAAAATATAAACAAAATACAACTAAAAAAAAACCCTCATTACGCTATTTCAGACAGTTACGATCTTGTAATTAATGGATATGAAATTGGAGGTGGTTCTGTTCGTATTCATGATTCTAAAATACAAAGATTAGTATTTAATATTCTTGGAATGACAGAAAAAATTCAAAATGAAAAGTTTGGATTTTTAATAGACGCGTTAAAATACGGTGCTCCACCTCATGCAGGAATTGCTTTAGGACTAGACAGGATTGTAATGTTATTGACTAATAGTAAAAATATTAGAGATGTTATTGCTTTTCCTAAAACAACATCAGCATCATGTCTTATGACTGATGCTCCAAGTACAATAGAAAACACATTATTATCTGAATTAGGAATAAAATTAAAAAAAAATCATAATTTTAACACATAATTTTAAAAAAAATATTTTTTTAAATGACTTAAAAAATAAATACTTGTTGAAAATATTACTATAGCCGGACTAGATGGAATACTATAATAAACAGATAAACATATTCCTCCTGTAATAGATATAATACTTATCAAAATAGTAAAAAATGCCATTTTTTCTGGCGATTTCGAAAAATGTTGTGCTGTAGAGGGTGGAATAACTAATAACGATGTCACTAATAACGAACCTACAAACTTAATCGCTATAGAAATACTTAAAGATATCATGAACATTATAATTAATCGAATATACAACAGATTAATACCATCTATTTTTGCTAATTCTTCGTTAATCGTAGTTGTTAGAATGTCGTTCCAATGATATATTAATATACTTAATATAATTATACTTCCTATAGTAATTAATATCAAATCAAATACTGTTACTTTAAGTAAATCACCAAAAAAATAATTGTTTAAATCTATTTTTTTAGTGGAAGATAAAAAACTAATAAGTATCATCCCTAATGATAGAGAGCTGTGCGATACCACATTCAATATCGTGTCTAATGAAATGGGCAACAATTCTTCTAAACATGCTAATATTACCGCAATAATACTAATTAATAAGAAAATACTGACAAAAGAATTAAAATTAAAAGAAAAAGATATTGCTAAACCTAAAAAAGAAGAATGCGATAGAGTATCACCAAAAGATGACATTCGACGCCAAATTACAAAAGAACCTAAGGGACCAGTAATTAAAGCAAACAAAACTCCAGCTACCCATCCTGGAAAAATTGATTCAAACATATATTAAACATCACTTTTAAAAAATTTTTATTTTAAAAAATATGTGTATGATCATGATAATGATGATAAAAAGCTAATTCTTGTATCGTGTGTGCACCAAACATGGACATAAATTCTGAGTGTTTAAATACAACTTCTGGTGAACCGGAACAACAAATATGATTGTTTAAACAAATAACATCATCTGTTTTGGCCATAACAAAATGCAAATCATGCGAAATCATCAAAATAGAACACTTTAGTTCATCTCGAATATCATTAATTAACTTATATAAAAATAATTTTCCCATAACATCTACACCTTGTGTTAATTCATCTAAAACAAGTAAATTTGGTTTTTTTAATAGCGCTTTAGCCAATAAAACTCGTTGCATTTCTCCACCGGATAATTGATGTAATTGATTATATCGCAAAGATTCTGCTTTAACCCGTTTCAACATATTCAATATTTTTTTATTATGTACGTTTTTAGATAATTTCATAAAACGTTCAACTGTAATAGGCAATAAAATATTAAAAAATAATTTTTGTGGAACATAACCAACAGATAAATTAGAAAAACGAACTACAGTACCAAAATTAGGTTTAATCAATCCTAAAATAACACGTACTAAAGTCGATTTTCCCGCACCATTAGGTCCAATTAAGGTAAGAATACGATTAGAAAATAAAGAAAAAGATACGTTAGTCAAAACTGAACGATTAGAAAAATTTACACAAATGTTACTTAATTCAACTAATTTTAACATAATTTAAGAAATATTATTTTATATAATTTTTGATATTAATATTATAAAACAATTTTTGAAATATAAATATAAAAAATCACCATTAAAGATACTTTATCGAAAAAAATGTTTTAAAGAAATATATTTTTATAATTATTACTATACAAATATATCACATTTAACGTTTTTAAAAAAATTCTTGCGTTTTATGTCTAAATATTACTAACAAAACTATTATATTGTGTCAATTTTATTATCTATTTTGAATTGATTAATATAATCTTGAAAAATAAAATATACAGTACATTTTAAAACAAAATTTTTTATTATCACACATAATAAATTTAATTAAATTTCATATACAAAAATAATAACATATTTTTACATTAGGTATACATGATCTTTTTAAACATGTAAAATATATTTTCTAATTATGATTTAACATATTTAATCAATAGCAAATCTTAACAAAATGATTAATATATTGCAATTCAATTGAATTTCAAAATAACATCGTTTATATAACTACATAAAATTTAAACATTTAAAAACTTTTAATTTATTTAAAGTATAATATCGAAAATTGTACATAAGATAAGTAAATGCAATTACTATATAACATCCTATTTTTTACAAATTATTTATTTCATAAATATTTTAAAGGAACGAAAAGTGAAAAATATCAGTATGATCATCCGATTGAAGCATTATCGTATGTCTTTTTTTTATAAGTTAATTTTAATAATATTCTATAGTTTTATAATCTTAATATTATCGTTAATCTGTCATATTGCTCCCGCATATGCTTTAAAATACTATTTAATTAAATCACAATTGAAATATCATAGAAATAAAACATGTTTAAATTTTAATGAATCAAAACAAAAAAATGCTACACATCATGTTATTCAGTATAGTTATAATACTAACAATCAAAATTACATTAATTTTACTCGCTGCACGAAAAAATACATATATGATGTTTTATACAATTTCGAAAATAGTTCAATTACAAAAAAAAAAGATGATCAATTTTTTGATACTCAACAATATTTAAACAGAACATTTCTTAAAAAAAAGATCTTGATTAAAAAAAATTCTAATTTTTTTAAAACTGCATATCAATTTGGATTGAATCCATGCGATATTAAAAATATCATTGACGCTATGTCTGGAAAAATAAATTGGAAAAAACTACATGTCGGTAGTTCACTTAGTTTAATTTTTTTAAATGACATAAACAAACAAAACAATGTTAAAGATGAAAAAACAAAAAATTTACTATTGGGAATTAAATTAAATAATGCAAAGAAAACATATTATGCAATACATGCATTAAACGGTTATTTTTATGATGAAAATGGTTTAAATCGAGAAACAATTTTTGTAAATTATGATTTTTTAAAAAAATATCGTATTTCATCACCTTTTAATTTACATCGTTTACATCCTATCACACATAAAATTACGCGTCATTTAGGAATAGATGTAGCAATGCCACAAGGAACTCCAGTTTTAGCTGCAAACAATGGGAAAATCGTTAAATCTAGTTTTGATAATATATCTGGTTGGCATATTACATTAAAAAGTAAACATAAATATATGACACGTTATATGCATCTTAAAAAAATTTTAGTTAAATTAGGCGACATTGTTAAAATAGGACAAAAAATTGCTTTATCAGGAAATACTGGACGAACTACTGGTCCACATTTACACTATGAAGTCTGGATCGATAATCATGCGGTAAATCCTGAAAATTCAAGATTTACATTTTCTAATAAATTAACTGAGAAAGAAAAAATTACTTATTTAAATCACGCAAAAAAAATATTACAACTTTTAAAATAAATTATTTTTAATATTTACATAAATGTTGAATATAATTTAAATAACTTTTAAAATTCTACTGGTATTTGTATTGCCTGTTTTTCTCATTACATCACCTTGGGTAATAATAACTAAATCGCCGATAAATAAAAAACCTTTGTTTAACAAAAGAGCAATTGCTTCGTGAGCGGCCTTAAAACCATCATTTTTACTATCAAAATATATTGGAATTACTCCTCTATAAAGACTTATTAAATTTAACGTTTTTTTATGTTTAGACAAAGCAAAAATTGGCAACCCGGATGTAATTCTAGATGTCATAAGTGCAGTTTTTCCTGATTCTGTCATTGTAATAATAGCTCTGATACCTTTCAAGTGATTAGCTACATACATAGCTGACATTGCAACAGCTTCTGCAATATCATGAAATTGTACATTAATTCTATGTTTGGATACATTAATACTAGGCACTTTTTCTGCTCCTTGGCAAACCTTGGCCATTTTTATAATAGTTTCAGATGGATATTTTCCAGATGCTGTTTCTGCTGATAGCATAACTGCATCACTTCCATCTAAAACAGCATTTGCAACATCCATTACTTCTGCACGAGTAGGTAACGGGCTAGTAATCATGGATTCCATCATTTGCGTTGCAGTAATAACAATCTTATTTAATTTTCTAGTAGTTCTAATAATCTTTTTCTGAATACCTGCTAATTCAGAATCACCAATTTCAACTCCTAAATCACCTCTAGCAATCATGACAGCATCAGATGCTGAAATTATATCTTCAATTACACTTTGATTCATAACAGCTTCTGCACGTTCTATTTTAGCAATAATTTTAGCATTGCTACCAGATTTCATAGCTAATCTTCTAGCTTCTTTTAAATCATTTCCACATCTTGGAAATGAAACAGCTAAATAATCAACATCAATTTCTGCTGCAAGTATTATATCTTTTTTGTCTTTTTTAGTTAATGTTTTAGCAGATAATCCTCCACCTAATTTGTTAATACCTTTATTATTAGATAATATCCCGCCTATAATAACTTTTGTAAATATTTCGCATAACGTGACATCAATTACTTGCAATTGTATTCTGCCATCATCTAATAATAAAATATCATTTTTTTTTACATCATTCGGTAATTTTTTATAATCAATACCAACTCTTTCTTTTGTTCCAAGATTTTTTCCTAACATAGTATCCAATACAAATAGGTCGCCAATATTTAAAAAAATGTTATTTTTTTTAAATTTAGAAATGCGAATTTTAGGACCTTGTAAATCACCAAGTAAAGCAATATAACAATTTAAATGATCCATAATTTTTTTTGCTTGTTTTGCACGAAACTTATGTTCTTGCGGTGCGCCATGTGAAAAATTTAGTCGAAGTACATTAACTCCAGAACGAATTATTTTTTCAAGATTATTATCTATGTCAGTGGCAGGACCTAGCGTAGCTACAATTTTAGTTCTTCTTAAACGAGTTGACATAAGCAATCTCCAATTATTTAACTAAAAATCAACTATATTTTCTAGTAAAAAATTTTATAAACATATTTATTATATATAAAATAAATTCAGTAAACGACATAAAATATTTATTTGTATTTATTACGTTATTTAGTAAAATGAAAAACTTATTTTAACATACTACATTTGTTTTTAAAAAATTCTAAATGCATATATTTTTTTAGAAATGAAAACGAATATTTAATGTAACTATTTACAATCAATTACATTAAAACATAAAATTTTACATATTAATTTTAAATAGAGAAAATTATGACTATTGATGTTAATCATGCTTGCGATTTAGTTATTTTTGGTACTAAGGGAGATTTAGCAAAAAGAAAATTATTGCCTGCGTTGTATAAGTTAGAAAAATACAAAAAAATACATAAAAACACACGCATTATTGGTGCAGGTCGTGCTAATTGGAATATAAAAGATTATGTAAAAATTGTAAAAACTGCCATTAAAACTTTTTTGCATGAAAATATTAACAATGATGTTTGGGACAAATTTCAAGCTCGTTTATATTTTTGTAATATTGATGTACATAAAAAATCAGATTTTTTAATATTAAAAAAAATATTAAATAAAACAAAAAATACTATTATATATTATTGCGCAGTACCTCCAAATATATTTAATTCCATTTTTATAGGATTAGGAAAATCTAATTTAAATTCTGTTCCAGCACGTATTATTTTAGAAAAACCATTAGGTGAATGTTTTAAAACATTTAAAAAAATTAATAATCAAATTTCAAAATACTTTTTAGAGTCTCAAATTTTTAGAATTGATCATTATCTTGGAAAAGAATCAATACTAAATCTTATCGCTTTACGATTTTCTAATTTATTTTTTTTAAACAATTGGAACAACAAAGTTATTGATCATGTTCAAATTACTGTATCAGAAGAAATAGGAATTGAAGAAAGATGGAATTATTTTGATAAAATTGGACAAATGCGAGATATGGTTCAAAATCATCTACTTCAAATACTAACAATTATTGCAATGAAAAAACCTGATCATGTAACATTTGATAGTATTAGGAATGAAAAAATAAAAATACTTCGTAATTTGAAACCAATTGATGAAAAAAACATAAATGTCAATACTGTTCGGGGGCAATATTCTTCAGGGACAATTTCCGGAAAACTTGTTCCTTCCTATATACAAGAACAAAACGCAAATAAAGATAGTGTAACAGAAACATTTGTATGTATTAAAATTGATATTCTAAATACACAATGGAATGGCGTTCCATTTTATTTAAGAACTGGAAAACGCTTAACTTGTAAATATTCTGAAATCGTTATCGTATTTAAAAACATACCAGTTCATTTATTTAATCATGAAAATTACAATTTGTCAGAAAATAAATTAGTTATACGACTAGAACCACATGAAAGCATTAAGATGTATTTTTCTAAAAAAAAACCAGGATTAGAACATGAATATACATTAGAAAATAATCAA contains these protein-coding regions:
- a CDS encoding metal ABC transporter permease; translation: MFESIFPGWVAGVLFALITGPLGSFVIWRRMSSFGDTLSHSSFLGLAISFSFNFNSFVSIFLLISIIAVILACLEELLPISLDTILNVVSHSSLSLGMILISFLSSTKKIDLNNYFFGDLLKVTVFDLILITIGSIIILSILIYHWNDILTTTINEELAKIDGINLLYIRLIIMFMISLSISIAIKFVGSLLVTSLLVIPPSTAQHFSKSPEKMAFFTILISIISITGGICLSVYYSIPSSPAIVIFSTSIYFLSHLKKYFF
- the aspS gene encoding aspartate--tRNA ligase — encoded protein: MRTKYCGHLREIHVNKIITLCGWVNKIRNLGQLIFIDIRDYTGIVQVVFNSENHVIFQTALNLKNEFCIQISGIVQSRHKKNQNPYIDTGLVEVVAHKIRILNTSESPLPLHYLNNTNNDDSRLKYRYLDLRRTDVLNNLQTRSNITFLVRTFLTKKHFLDVETPFLTKSTPEGARDYLIPSRNYNGKFYALPQSPQIFKQLLMISGIDKYYQIVKCFRDEDLRSDRQPEFTQIDIEMSFSTAMQVRQLIEKLIKKIWFKIINYKILNFPKISFYDALKRYGSDKPDLRNPIEIIDIIDIFKESEQVLFFNLNIKKKNRIGLLCISHDNYFSRKKIEYYVNYIKKHHATKLFFIKIKNIDLGIDGVYSSIKKFLNANVLKDILLKSKAKNSDILFFIADQEDIANNALNILRLKLGKDLKITQENSWKPVWIVDFPMFQKDTSGNFYAVHHPFTAIKNINKIQLKKNPHYAISDSYDLVINGYEIGGGSVRIHDSKIQRLVFNILGMTEKIQNEKFGFLIDALKYGAPPHAGIALGLDRIVMLLTNSKNIRDVIAFPKTTSASCLMTDAPSTIENTLLSELGIKLKKNHNFNT
- a CDS encoding peptidoglycan DD-metalloendopeptidase family protein: MKNISMIIRLKHYRMSFFYKLILIIFYSFIILILSLICHIAPAYALKYYLIKSQLKYHRNKTCLNFNESKQKNATHHVIQYSYNTNNQNYINFTRCTKKYIYDVLYNFENSSITKKKDDQFFDTQQYLNRTFLKKKILIKKNSNFFKTAYQFGLNPCDIKNIIDAMSGKINWKKLHVGSSLSLIFLNDINKQNNVKDEKTKNLLLGIKLNNAKKTYYAIHALNGYFYDENGLNRETIFVNYDFLKKYRISSPFNLHRLHPITHKITRHLGIDVAMPQGTPVLAANNGKIVKSSFDNISGWHITLKSKHKYMTRYMHLKKILVKLGDIVKIGQKIALSGNTGRTTGPHLHYEVWIDNHAVNPENSRFTFSNKLTEKEKITYLNHAKKILQLLK
- the zwf gene encoding glucose-6-phosphate dehydrogenase, coding for MTIDVNHACDLVIFGTKGDLAKRKLLPALYKLEKYKKIHKNTRIIGAGRANWNIKDYVKIVKTAIKTFLHENINNDVWDKFQARLYFCNIDVHKKSDFLILKKILNKTKNTIIYYCAVPPNIFNSIFIGLGKSNLNSVPARIILEKPLGECFKTFKKINNQISKYFLESQIFRIDHYLGKESILNLIALRFSNLFFLNNWNNKVIDHVQITVSEEIGIEERWNYFDKIGQMRDMVQNHLLQILTIIAMKKPDHVTFDSIRNEKIKILRNLKPIDEKNINVNTVRGQYSSGTISGKLVPSYIQEQNANKDSVTETFVCIKIDILNTQWNGVPFYLRTGKRLTCKYSEIVIVFKNIPVHLFNHENYNLSENKLVIRLEPHESIKMYFSKKKPGLEHEYTLENNQMICEYFQKSTVKNPVESYERLLLNSMKGTQSLFVCYEEAKAAWKWVDPIINAWKKNKSCILQLYESGTLGPKAADLMMTRDHRTWHNSIKK
- the pyk gene encoding pyruvate kinase — encoded protein: MSTRLRRTKIVATLGPATDIDNNLEKIIRSGVNVLRLNFSHGAPQEHKFRAKQAKKIMDHLNCYIALLGDLQGPKIRISKFKKNNIFLNIGDLFVLDTMLGKNLGTKERVGIDYKKLPNDVKKNDILLLDDGRIQLQVIDVTLCEIFTKVIIGGILSNNKGINKLGGGLSAKTLTKKDKKDIILAAEIDVDYLAVSFPRCGNDLKEARRLAMKSGSNAKIIAKIERAEAVMNQSVIEDIISASDAVMIARGDLGVEIGDSELAGIQKKIIRTTRKLNKIVITATQMMESMITSPLPTRAEVMDVANAVLDGSDAVMLSAETASGKYPSETIIKMAKVCQGAEKVPSINVSKHRINVQFHDIAEAVAMSAMYVANHLKGIRAIITMTESGKTALMTSRITSGLPIFALSKHKKTLNLISLYRGVIPIYFDSKNDGFKAAHEAIALLLNKGFLFIGDLVIITQGDVMRKTGNTNTSRILKVI
- the znuC gene encoding zinc ABC transporter ATP-binding protein ZnuC; translation: MLKLVELSNICVNFSNRSVLTNVSFSLFSNRILTLIGPNGAGKSTLVRVILGLIKPNFGTVVRFSNLSVGYVPQKLFFNILLPITVERFMKLSKNVHNKKILNMLKRVKAESLRYNQLHQLSGGEMQRVLLAKALLKKPNLLVLDELTQGVDVMGKLFLYKLINDIRDELKCSILMISHDLHFVMAKTDDVICLNNHICCSGSPEVVFKHSEFMSMFGAHTIQELAFYHHYHDHTHIF
- the infA gene encoding translation initiation factor IF-1, encoding MVKEENIEMQGVVIDTLPNTMFRVELDNKHVITAHISGKMRKNYIRILTGDKVTVELTPYDLTKGRIIFRSR